Proteins from a single region of Ziziphus jujuba cultivar Dongzao chromosome 1, ASM3175591v1:
- the LOC132799155 gene encoding wall-associated receptor kinase 5-like: protein MLQQRLSDLLSLRHQHLETAKIFTAEELKRATNNYDENGVIGERGYGKVYKGILPDGQKVAIKKSKIGDQSQIEQFINEITILLQIDHRNVVKLVGCCLEIEVPLLVYEFIANGTLFHHIHEKGKASVLPWKLRLRIASETAEALAYFHTATYTPIIHRDVKTSNILLDENYTAKVSDSGASMLIPTNQNQLTTFVQGTLGYLDPEYFHSNQLTEKSDVYSFGVVLAELLTSKKPVSFDRPGGERSLAMLFVSAVEEDRLHHVLDGDIVDEVNAEEVKKVADLAKMCLCVKGKERPNMKEVAYELKGLINLDKHGEKVIFVEKKMNTCLIHP from the coding sequence ATGTTACAACAACGACTCTCAGATCTTCTTTCTTTAAGACATCAACATCTTGAAACAGCAAAAATTTTCACTGCAGAAGAACTGAAAAGAGCCACAAACAACTACGATGAAAATGGAGTTATTGGAGAAAGAGGCTATGGAAAAGTTTACAAGGGAATATTACCAGATGGACAAAAAGTTGCAATAAAGAAGTCCAAAATTGGTGACCAATCACAGATCGAACAGTTCATCAATGAAATAACGATTCTTTTGCAAATCGATCACAGGAACGTAGTTAAATTGGTGGGTTGTTGCTTAGAGATAGAAGTTCCTTTACTTGTTTATGAGTTCATTGCTAATGGAACTCTTTTCCACCATATTCACGAGAAAGGAAAAGCATCGGTTCTTCCATGGAAGTTGAGATTGAGGATAGCATCGGAAACTGCAGAGGCGCTGGCTTATTTTCACACTGCAACTTATACGCCCATTATACATAGAGATGTGAAGACCTCAAATATACTATTAGATGAGAATTACACAGCAAAAGTATCGGACTCTGGAGCTTCAATGCTGATTCCTACAAACCAAAATCAGCTAACAACTTTTGTGCAAGGGACACTTGGGTACTTGGACCCTGAATACTTCCACTCAAACCAGTTAACAGAAAAGAGTGATGTATATAGCTTTGGTGTTGTCTTAGCTGAGCTACTAACAAGCAAGAAACCAGTTTCTTTCGATAGGCCAGGGGGTGAACGAAGCCTAGCAATGCTCTTTGTCAGTGCAGTTGAAGAGGATCGCTTACATCATGTTCTTGATGGTGACATTGTGGACGAAGTAAATGCTGAAGAAGTAAAGAAAGTGGCCGATCTGGCAAAAATGTGTttatgtgtgaaagggaaggaAAGACCTAACATGAAAGAAGTAGCATATGAGCTGAAGGGACTGATTAACTTGGACAAACATGGGGAAAAAGTTATTTTTGTCGAGAAGAAAATGAATACTTGCTTGATTCATCCTTAA
- the LOC107417968 gene encoding wall-associated receptor kinase 2: MNMSFHGMTPFPLIFLLGMVMLLTSIASQSLPGCPDSCGDLKVPYPFGMSEGCYLTDKFLVTCNQSFHPPKAFLRGLHLPLSNISLDGQLAVLQSIARDCQNHSSSGAAKDDHPDTATVSLPPVAISDTENRFTAFGCDTTAVLQGYRGKERITRKCISLCDSMGDLFNHNSCSGFGCCQTPVPAGLRNITVSVSSFSSKSYSDSDDWASYNITNCRYAFVMEESKFKFSTSFKEILNGKEKVPMVINWAIGKESCSEAKKKSNFSCKGKSSCVDTSNLSGYLCRCLPGYQGNPYVEDGCHGICHTALVFKYAYSGV; this comes from the coding sequence ATGAATATGAGCTTCCATGGTATGACGCCTTTTCCACTGATATTCTTGCTTGGAATGGTTATGCTATTGACATCAATAGCTTCCCAATCCTTGCCTGGTTGCCCAGATAGCTGTGGAGATCTCAAAGTTCCATATCCTTTCGGGATGTCCGAAGGCTGTTACCTGACTGACAAATTTCTCGTTACTTGTAACCAATCTTTCCATCCTCCCAAAGCATTTCTCAGAGGACTTCATCTCCCTCTTTCGAACATATCCCTCGACGGCCAGTTGGCCGTTTTACAATCTATAGCTCGAGATTGTCAAAACCACTCCAGCAGCGGTGCGGCAAAGGATGATCACCCTGACACCGCTACTGTCTCATTGCCCCCGGTTGCTATCTCCGATACAGAAAACAGGTTCACTGCCTTCGGCTGCGATACTACAGCAGTTCTTCAAGGGTACAGGGGCAAAGAAAGGATCACAAGAAAATGCATATCCTTGTGTGACAGTATGGGTGATCTTTTTAATCATAATTCTTGCTCGGGTTTCGGTTGCTGCCAAACTCCTGTACCTGCCGGACTGAGAAATATTACAGTGTCTGTGTCGAGCTTTAGTTCCAAAAGTTATTCGGATTCAGATGATTGGGCATCCTATAATATTACCAATTGTAGATATGCCTTTGTGATGGAAGAAAGCAAATTCAAGTTCtctacaagtttcaaagaaatattaaatGGCAAAGAAAAGGTTCCAATGGTTATAAATTGGGCAATTGGGAAAGAGAGCTGCAGTGAAGCTaagaaaaaaagcaatttcTCATGCAAAGGAAAGAGCAGTTGTGTCGACACCAGCAACTTGTCTGGTTACCTTTGCCGATGCTTACCTGGTTACCAAGGGAACCCATACGTTGAAGATGGTTGCCACGGTATATGCCATACCGCTCTTGTATTTAAATATGCTTATAGCGGAGTATAG